The Bordetella petrii genomic interval CATGGCAAAAGGCAAGTTTGAACGTACCAAGCCGCACGTGAACGTGGGTACGATTGGTCACGTTGACCACGGCAAAACGACGTTGACGGCGGCGATCACGACCGTGCTGTCGAACAAGTTTGGCGGTGAAGCCCGTGGCTACGACCAGATTGACGCGGCGCCGGAAGAGAAGGCGCGCGGCATCACGATCAACACGGCGCACGTGGAATACGAGACGGAGAAGCGTCACTACGCGCACGTTGACTGCCCGGGTCACGCGGACTATGTGAAGAACATGATCACGGGCGCGGCGCAGATGGACGGCGCGATCCTGGTGTGTTCGGCCGCGGACGGCCCGATGCCGCAGACGCGCGAGCACATTCTGCTGAGCCGCCAGGTGGGCGTGCCGTACATCATCGTGTTCCTGAACAAGGCGGACATGGTCGATGACGCGGAGCTGCTCGAGCTGGTGGAAATGGAAGTTCGCGAGCTGCTGTCGAAGTACGACTTCCCGGGCGATGACACGCCGATCGTGAAGGGTTCGGCCAAGCTGGCGCTCGAAGGCGACAAGGGCGAGCTGGGCGAGCAGGCGATCCTGAAGCTGGCCGAGGCGCTGGACACGTACATCCCGACGCCGGAGCGTGCGGTTGATGGCGCGTTCCTGATGCCGGTCGAAGACGTGTTCTCGATCTCGGGTCGCGGCACGGTGGTCACGGGCCGTATCGAGCGCGGTCTGGTCAAGGTTGGCGAAGAAATCGAAATCGTGGGCATCAAGCCGACGGTGAAGACGACCTGCACGGGCGTGGAGATGTTCCGCAAGCTGCTGGACCAGGGCCAGGCGGGCGACAACGTGGGTATTCTGCTGCGCGGCACCAAGCGTGAAGACGTCGAGCGTGGCCAGGTGCTGGCCAAGCCGGGTTCGATCACGCCGCACACGGAGTTCACCGCCGAGGTGTACATCCTGTCCAAGGAAGAAGGCGGGCGTCATACGCCGTTCTTCAACGGCTATCGCCCGCAGTTCTACTTCCGCACGACGGACGTGACGGGCTCGATCGAGCTGCCCAAGGACAAGGAAATGG includes:
- the tuf gene encoding elongation factor Tu, with amino-acid sequence MAKGKFERTKPHVNVGTIGHVDHGKTTLTAAITTVLSNKFGGEARGYDQIDAAPEEKARGITINTAHVEYETEKRHYAHVDCPGHADYVKNMITGAAQMDGAILVCSAADGPMPQTREHILLSRQVGVPYIIVFLNKADMVDDAELLELVEMEVRELLSKYDFPGDDTPIVKGSAKLALEGDKGELGEQAILKLAEALDTYIPTPERAVDGAFLMPVEDVFSISGRGTVVTGRIERGLVKVGEEIEIVGIKPTVKTTCTGVEMFRKLLDQGQAGDNVGILLRGTKREDVERGQVLAKPGSITPHTEFTAEVYILSKEEGGRHTPFFNGYRPQFYFRTTDVTGSIELPKDKEMVLPGDNVSMTVKLLAPIAMEEGLRFAIREGGRTVGAGVVAKIIA